The Osmia bicornis bicornis chromosome 12, iOsmBic2.1, whole genome shotgun sequence genome contains the following window.
CGGCGCAGACGCGTCAGAGAAACAAGCCAGGAGGGTGCGTATTTGCACCCTCGACTTGGGCTGGTAATGCCGTGGCCGGGGTGTGAAAATCAGTAGCGAGCCGTGGCGGAGGCGGAGGAGcgggaagagaaagaagaagggtggtagggggttgaaaagggaggaagaagagagagagagacgggGTGAGAAGCTGAAACAGCGATGGGGTCCAGCTAGCTAGGGAGGATCAGAAGAGGCAGAGGACAGATAGATAAAGAGGGGGTTTGGACGGTCGAGTGAGAGGGAGAGATTGCCGCCATTTTACAGTGGCGCGGATCTGCATAACGATCAGAGACTGTCGTGTTTATCAAAGCTTTTCTCCGCCATCTGCATAATTTTCTGCCGCGCCAGGGATAGAGAAGAGAACGGGAACGACCGGGATACCCTTGCTCTCCACTCTCGAGTGCATTTTATGTGCACGACTTATGAAACTTTAACGCCCTTACGAATAAATTACTCGAGTAAGCGCCGCTAGCTCTAGCCTTCCGGACGCGTGATTGGCCGATTTGCATTTCAACCGGtaagaattaataaaaacaatcttctctatttctttcttttcacctTACTTTCGAGTAACCGGACTTGCTACAATTTCCATTTTCCCTTAATTTCCTTGTCATCGTCGATTTAGACCTTTCCATCTGACGATTCAATAAGGAAAGCCGacgaattattttattatcaacaACGAATTCCAAGATAAGAGGAAgtttttgaaatgaaattcgtaAGAAACCGATCGGATCGATGTTTCCCTGAAATACATCGCTCTTTGACGACGACATATGTAGTCGAGCATCGAGGCATCGGCACGGACGAATTCCCAGAGCAACCGTTGagcaagaaaaatatttagtGACAGTCCCTACGTATCGATGGGGTGGTACCCGTTATTAGGGTTCTTATTAACCCAGCATATGGACCAGAAGGGCGTTTTCAGATAGCGATCCGTGCCCTTCTCTCCGTGTCGGTGATCGTGAGCAGAGATACCGCAGTTTGCAGTAACAGGTCTTATTTCAAGGGATTACAGATACAAGTAATCTTGATCTGCGATCTATCAACCGGAATGCAAATGTTCTCTTGCACCCGTAAGAGTAAGctcattgaaaataaaaaaaaatgaacatcGCTTAAGTCCTGCTTTGTGTAACGTGAACGTTTGGCGATCGTTTGCGATATAAATTTAATCAGAAATTGACAAAGTATTTTACACCTCGCCGCAAACGTATCTATTTcgagaaaggaaaagagaaaatccATTAGGCGGTTAGGTTTACCCGGAGATTCTAGAGGGTAAGAACGGTTAGCGCGTTAGTTCACCTGATTTGGAGGCTTAATGAGCCCGTTGACACTTTGATGCAGGGTGTCCCGCGTGTCGCCAGGGAATTGCCAGTTCAATAATTCAGAGGCTGACCGTAATGGAACTTGTCCACGGGACTCGATCTATCATAGGAAATTGCACGGGGAGCCCTTTTACCGGCGCTCATAAGAAACATACATATTAGAAGAATAACATCGTGCTCGGTACGGTAAGGTTCCACGGACGTTTCGTGTGTCCGTCCAGTTCCGTTTCCGAGAATTGATTAGAGCCCGGAAATAAATCGTGCCAGCGTGTAGGTGCATTCGTCGACGTTATATCTCCCGTGGTTGTGTGCAACGttagaagaagaaaacgaacGTACGACGACGTTCCCTGAAAGACGCGAGCttgataaaaaggaaaaatatcgTCGGATTATGTAGAAACGGAACGGGAGGAACGCCGGAGACGCGGAATGGAAGGTTGGAGGATTTCGAAATTCGATGAATTTCCTTGTTCAGAGACGAGTTTGCTAGATGGATGCTGTTAATTAGCCGACGATCCGTTTAGCGCATCGACCGACGCGATTATTCAGAGCTTAACGAGCTATCGACGAACGCATTAATGAAGATTATGGAAATATCGAGTTACGTCGACGACTGTCCACGATCGAATGCGATTAACACATTTACGCCGGGCTTTTACGGATTATTAGCCAGGATAGTTACAGATTCGTTTATAAAACGTTAATTACCGAATTGTTACGCGTCAAATGGATGATTTCGAAATACGGAAAGTCAAAACGCCGCTTCTGGCGCGTcgatttcaaattgaaatggTGGAATTGGCTCGAGATAATCCTTCATTCCGTTTGCCCTggcttttatttttttccaaCCCCCGGAAGCTGCGAGGCTCGTTTCCCGTCTGTCCGAAACGAGGATCGACTCCGCAGCTCCGACAGCGTGCGTCCTCTCGCGGTCCGTCGCGTCGGCGACGAGGAACGGCTCGACGTCAAAAGCAAAGCTCAGAGGCAATCATGAGCTTTCGAATGCAAAACAGCAGCTTTCGCCTAGCAGCACTCGGCACTTTTACATTTAAATGTAAACTCGCTGAGTGCGCGCCGCAGAGCAGCCCTCGCCATATCCTCCCCCATCTGGCAACGGACCCCATCTCCACCCCCTTTAGGTCGCGTTCACATTCGTATAATCGTTTCTGCCAGTCATCCAGGCTTCCTATCCAGCCTGACTGGCTGACTTTCATTCGAAACTTCAATCGCTGCTACGAATGTCAAGGATAGAGTTAAGGAAAGAAAGCAAGCGTGGAGGAAATAAGTACAACGTTAGGATGAAAGGGTAGACGAGGAATGTGAACGAGGCCTTACGCTCGCACCCCTGTATTCGTGCGTACCGTTTCCATCCACCTCCTCTTCAGCTCATCCTCCTCTTTCGAGGACGTAGGCGATATGGCGGAGGCGCCtggatttaatattttacaccTCAAATGTTGGGCGCACGAGCGCGAGCCAGAAATGCAAAACAGCTCGTAGAGTGTCCCTCGAGctgtctctctttctcacTTCCCTTCTACCTAACGATTCCCTCCCTTTTCTCGGCTTGGATTGGATTTAAAACGCGCTAATTTGTCGAGCACGACACGACCCACGCTTGTACGCCACCCCTTGCTAGCAAAGCTAGCTAGCTAGTTCGCGTGTCTTCGCTCGTGTACGTGTGACCATACACATTCTGTAATCGAAGCTGCACCCGGGGGTGTATAGGTGTGGCCACGGTGGGCCACATCTAAATTTAAAATCTGCTTTGCATAATGCCCGACCTCGTCGTTGCTCGTCGACCCCAGGACCGCCTAATTGCGGCCTCGTTCCTTCGACACCTACGGCAGCCATTCTCGAAAAACCGGCTCCTTCCGCCCACTACACCCCTCGCTCGCTTCCGTCACTTTGAATCGACCGACCAGATAAAACAAGGGACACCGTTCATTCCGACCCCTTTCCCTCCTTTTCCCTCCTATCCCTTCTCTCATCGATCTTACCCACCGGTGGACATCGATCTTTAGGTCGTGTTAAGTGTCCACCGTAAAAGAGTTTTCAACCTTTTCACAGTTTAAATTTGTTACCACGCTTTTATTGCGATATCCGTAATTTCAGATTTCAGATTAATTGAACATTCGGAACGACGGGTCAGACGAAAgtgaaatttctatttaccAAAGGAGGTCGACGAGCATACCACACGCGTGCTTGCACATTACCATTCCCCTATATACTAATACAGTCATCGGGTCGCATTGTCCGGGAAACTTTGTCACGGTGGTCACGGGGGTAGATCGTTCTGTATCGTGTTTAATGTAGTATTAAACGCAGCTATTGTATCCTCTCGTCCATCGTGTTCACAAATTTACTTCCTAGTTTCCCGTTCGCCATCCGTCTCTCCTTaaaaagggaggaaaaaaaggaGCACGTGCCACCCCTGGTTGGAACGGAAAGAAATTCAAAAGTAATGCGATTTCTCCTGTCCATATCCGTTCCTTGGTCATCGGTCCACGTTTCAGACAGGCTTTTGTTCGCAAGAGAAACGGAGATCTCGTGATGCAGGAAGACGAAGGATATTCGAGGCGTGAATTTGAATCAGAGAAACAATCAACTGTAATTTCAAGGAAAACGATTCGGTATTGGACGGTAATTCGCTAGAACGATGAAAGGATAAGCGAATCGGGCGCGCGTTTCGAAGAGTACATGCCTCTTACAGTCGTTACTGGCAGTTTCCTGCGATAACCCCAGCATTATACTCGTGAACCCCGAATAACAGGGGAAGAGAATTCACAATGGGCCACAATGACTGAGCCAACATTACGAATTAGGCTCGGTTACGCGTTTATTGCCGATTCCGGTCCAGGACATCGGCGTCGCGATGGATTTCCCGTCTGGTACCCGGGAACGAACGAGCTGAAAAGCACGCTATCTTCAAAGTACGCCACTGCAGAGATGCGAAGTATTAGCATTGGTTAGCTTTATGGGGCGTTCAGTTCCGCCGTTCCGTCATCGTCTCTTTCTATCCTTCGATTCTCCGCTTTTCCTCTTCGTTTATCCGTGGCTAGCCGGAGAACCAACACGGCAGATCAATAAaatctgtctgtctgtctggaAAAGTAATGCCAAATCGACTGTCCATTCTCGACGACGAACAAATGAAAGCCACTTTGAGAAATTGAAACACTTTGAACGTTTCAACCCTTTCTATTAGAATATCGAGTTAGTTGTAGTTGAAACGGTGAAATTACACGAtgattatttgaaattctatgATAAATGTACGACAAACGTTCTTTATCGAATATTGGTCACGGGGTGTGTTCCAAGGTAGAAGCAAACAATCTCTGAGAGCGATgggaaaatttcttttttcacggTTACGTGACTAGCAAGAGCGAGCGACAAGGGAACCGAAATTGGGACgcaataattattaatcaatttcgTATTAATTGTTTTCTGGGCGTCGAGCTTAAGTGGGATGTTGTGTACTGGCTCCTGGCAAGCTCTGCCCCGTAACCAGCCAAAGTGTCATACAAGAAGATTAATTACGTCGCACCATCTTTTATGTACGCCATACGTGTGGACTACCCTTCTCTTCTTGGTCGTCGGATACTCGTAAAACTATTTCAAGTTGCTCCTGGTATATCAAAGGgaaaatatcaaagaaacaCCTTGTTATTACTTACAAAACAAAAGACACAAGTACATGAttcacaaaaataaaaaatgaaagaaggaaaaggtaacagcatcaaatgtaattttcgATAAATTTCAACTAGGATCGAAACTTTCACGTTTCTTCGAGCAAGCATAACTCTCTCTGGTCGTATCTATCTTCCGCGTAGCTCTTTTTCGTGATTGCACCCCGGCCGGGTGGAAGAAAGagggggggaaaaaaaggggTACGCGAAAATAAAAGAGACCCGAGGGAATAAGATTTCGCCGGGTACTCCGTTCTCGAGCCACGAAAGAGCCAAGttagttttattttacaatCCATCGGCTTCCCCACGAGCACCCGAGGGCCAGGAAGGGGGTGAGTTTCGCCGTCGACTGGGTGCTGCTCCAGTCGAAAGACGAGAGAGACGTTGGATGGTGGCCGGAATCCTTCTGGATGGTTGGACGAACCTCGAAGAGGGTGCACGAGTTGCGGAGAAGGCGGAGCGGCTGTCAACTAGTGTTTTAAAAGTTTGCGACAGCCTACAAATTGGCTCGCTCAGTTCTTTTTAAAAGCACCCACCAACCAACCACGTCGCGGTACCCAACCCTCTTTCTTCCTCCTGTCTGTTCCTTCGTGTTCGCAGCCGTATCGTTCAACGAAGAGCTTACGGAAGTTCTTGCGAGCGTCAATTTGTACATAGAAGAGAAACCTCCTTGTTCGTAATCGTACATTCACGACTTATTCTTTATTTAACttaattattacatatttagaGGGGTTCAGTGGAAGAGGTGCACGCGATACATCTATGACTTTGCagattaaaaaaggaaattattaACGTGTTTCTGTTCCACTAAACTCCCCGTTTCTAAGAAGATACAACAATATGTTTGTCCTACCTAAAACTACCACACACCAAGCGTGGACATCTTGTACGTATCAAATTTTCGATGTTGACCTCTTACAGACTTGCAAGGATCGTGTTATTTTCAGTGGAACGCAAATGATCGGCAACGCGGTGAAACGGCCGATATAAATCGCAACGAAGGGGGATTTCTTCTATCGTCCATTGTACCCTAGATCATTATTCCCGAGAGTTTCGCGAAAAGTTCCGACCATTTTCGGACAAATCGACCTCCATCGAGTAGACGGCGGTCCCGGTATAAGggaatatgctttgcgcgcGATTCAAATTCGAAGGAAGTTTAAAAGTATTCCGACGTAAAACGCGACCATTTCTCATATTTTCTATGCAGCCACGCTTGGCCGTGGTCGCATTTGATACACTCTATTAGTCGCAACCCCCCCGGACTGATTTATCGAGTTTACCCACATTATTATACATTTGCCCCGTTACGAGGCCGAGATTTCCTCGTATTCTGGTAGTTTGCTCGCTATACGCTCTTTCCATTAGCCGATCGTGATCAATGGTTATTACGCGCACTTCAGATTTGAATCTTCTTTAAAAATCGGCATACTTCGTGCAGATCGCCGCGAAAAAGCACGTATCATCTCGTACTAAACAGTCGTAAAAACGATATTTCTAACAGACAAGAAAAACGCTCGATGCTTTTTTAACGTTCAACAAAGAGAGGACGGGTCAGGACTATAAATAAATACGCTAACGTTAAAGGTACTTCAGTTACCACGCGCATACGATTTATCTAGATAATTAGTTAAGTTCCGCTCTTCGATCCGCGACCTTCTCGTTCGGAGGAACGAACGAAAATAGGCACGCGCTAACTTGCGATGCAGACAACAAGTTTATCAACACAGTTTGCCTTAGAATTCACGCGTTTCGTTCGGTTATTTCGGTAAAATCGTATGTGGTCTCGGTGATTCGAACATCGCGAAGTTTTGCGATAGAAATGACGGCGATTTCGGCCCGTTAGCATTGTTCGATTGCGTCGCGGACGCGATATCCATTGGATCAACATCGGCACAACCATTCCGTTCTTCCGCCCATTGCCTCCGGGCGGATTGCACGACCATCCAAAAGTACGTGCTCGTCACTAGATCGACAAAaattatactaataataacaaGTTTCTTATACTGTAAAAAACATGTTAAAGTCACGTTGAAACGTCGCAGACGGCAAAGTAAATGATCGCGTTCCTTTCTGTTTCGTAACGCGACGCGTTCAAATAATAGCTgaattaaattgcaaaatcGAGCCACGCTAATGTACGAGACATTAACCAAGGAATTTTAGTGTACTTACATAGATAAACACTGGACACTGGAATGTACCACATTGATTGATCGTAAGCATCGTATTCCGATCCGTGTGTCAGATGAATAGATAGCGCCACAGACTGATCTATTATGCTAATCATTTGCAAATACATCCAAGGCACGGCGCACTTTGGTTTCCTCTGTGAACGTACGCGGAAGTTAGCGAGATCGTTAGCGAGTTTAGCAAGGTTGCTACGTGCCGAAAATACGTTTTTCTCAAATAAAGAAGCGTTCTTCGATCGATTCACTTTCGATACGCGACTATCTTCGTATTCTAACGTTAcctgatttttttattttttattttatcaagaACAATTATACTCACGGAGATCGATCCCAAAGCGAGATACGCACTGGccaataaaaatgatatcgTGTACGCGAGGAAAAATACCACCGCTGTTTGTGCTacgaatttttcattcataataattaattgaaaataggAATAAAAGATAAGAGAGCGGTGTTTACGTGTCGGTACCCACCTTTCGTTTCTGCCTGTGAGCTTCTTAACACTTGTATCCAATTTAAACCGAGGAAAGCCCAGCCCTGAATAGAATCGAAGAACTCGTTGTCGGTGGCTCTTGAGAAATAGTTACTCATTAACACGTTTATCGTGAGTACCGAGAGCGACTAGAAGAACACGAATGGATGTAATACAGATTGGACGTGAAAATATGAACGTCGGTCATCAAGCGATAATTTTCACGATATTCCGCGTTAACGTGCCCCGTCACTGTGTAAAACCGGTTTAACATTGGCAACGCGATTGTTTGTCACTCACCATGGTGTACGTGCCGATGATCCTGGTGGCCAACGATAGACCGATACAGCAGAGTTTACTCATGACGAATTGTAACGTCTCGATAGGACGGACTACAAGTATGAAATGCTCGAGGCGTTCGAACGATCACCGTTTTCGTTACCGCGTGAAACGACAACGTTTGACTCCGCGAACAAAAGTGTAAACAGCACTAGCAGCAAGTAAACATAAGCTTTCGGGTTGCTTCGGGATCGGCTTCGGAGTTAATCCTCGCACCGCACTCGACCAGGGAACACCGATCATCAAACTGCCGTGATAAATGTTTCACTGAATCGTTGCACGTTGTATCGATGATGCGACTAATCTATCATAATCGAACCGCGCAACAGGGATGAGGTATAcgtaatatcattttatttgaTCGTTTATACGCGATAATTCCGTGTGAATAGTACTATCTCTGTGAAAAACATAACGTTACAAGGCGTAGTTGTATTAACAGTAATACAGATATTTCTTCTCTGATGAATGACTTCATCGAATTTTTAATCACGCATTAAACTTACGCGGCAAACGATGACAGTTTCGATAATAATCTCGAAACCAGCTGCGCGCTACGTTCCGCGCATGCGCATGGTTTCCTCAGTAGCGCACACGGGTAATGTGCGTTTGACATGTGCTTTCTAGGTTAGGTTTCGCGTTCCTCGTGATTGTGTTTGTTTTTCATTGACTTTGAACGTATGTAAACAGTAGTTCATTTTTAACGTGCAAATTAACAAGACAAAGTTACGAAATGACCGTGCAAGATATGGAAATAAGTTTAAACGTTTCTACACAATCCAGTGCTGGCAAGGTAAGAGGTTATATCATACTTTTACTTTATTGTTGCTAAAACAAGATACttctttttaaatagaacACAGGAATAGATGATGATTCTATTCTTAATTTAATGAGGAGTCAGAAAGCTCGAGGGAAAACAAATCTTGTTGACAGCACTAAAGTAAAACGTGATTCTAGTAAGGCAGTCAGTACAGTTAAACAGAAAGTGAAACAAAAACacttaaaattaattgttacGCAAAAATTAAGAGAAATCAATAAGACTAGTCAGAGTCCACCTTCTGTGGTAcaaaagaaatcaaaatcaaaagtACAGTTTAAAGATATTGAAAACAGAACTAAACAGAAGGTAGTTAAAACACCTGTGAAAGTAGATGAGAAACGTATAGATACAGATAAGTCATCTTCAATTGTGGGTAATGAAGTTTCTAATGAGCCTATAATCTCATTTACTAAAGTTACGAAAGAAAACTTTGGTAAAACCCTATTAGCAAGGAAGAGAAAAGGTCCAGATAAAGGTTCAAGCAAAACGCTTGCTAGTATATTTTCTAAACAAAAAGAACCTGAGAAAGAAGAAGTTAGTTTATTAAGTTCACTTGGGAAAGTAGATTCAGTTGAAGATGTTACTGCAAAAAAGAAACCTAGACTTGATGAGTCAAAAAGTATTTCTCATACCGCACAAAAACCAAATCttagtaaaaaaaagaaacaaaaacaGGCAGGAAAACTGACAAATGATAGTAATATTAGTACTGAAAATGAGAAGAGCACACGTGGTTTGCATAAGCCTGCTGGAAAAATATCTTCCTTGTTTGGTCATAATCCAGAAATACCACATATTGGTCAGCGCTTAATAAAACCAATAAATGAGCCAGTCTTTGCTGCAACAAGCTTTACCGATTTTAACATACACCCTTTCATGGTTGGTATTAAGTAATAGCTACTCATCTCAATATAATATCATGATTTATTGATCTTGAAACATTTCACCAGATATCCAATTTGGAACAAAATATGCAAATCACTAAAATGACTATAGTTCAACAGAAAGCAATTCCTCAGATTCTTTCTGGGAAAGATGTTTTAATTCGATCTCAAACTGGTTCTGGGAAAACATTAGCATATGCTTTGCCTATAGTTGAGTTTCTTCATAGGATTAGGCCAAAGTTGAACAGAAACAGTGGTTTGAAAGCACTTATTGTTGTACCAACTAGAGAGTTGGCTCTACAAACCTACGAGTGTttcttaaaattaataaaagtaagtGGTGTATGAATAACTAGTAACTGATTTTATGTATATACTccaattatttttgtaaatgatTTTAGTCGTTTACGTGGATAGTACCGGGATATTTAGCAGGGGGTGAAAAGAGGAAAGCAGAGAAAGCTAGATTAAGAAAAGGATGTAATATATTAGTCAGTACACCTGGTAGATTGTTAGATCACATAAAACGAACAGCCGCTTTAAAGTTAAGCGACGTTAAGTACTTCGTTTTGGACGAGGCAGATAGAATGTTTGACATGGGATACGAAAAGGATATATCAAGGTACCTATATGTCCCTACAGCTAAATTCGCACAATGCGTCGACTATTTAATAAAACACCGTTTTACAATATAATTACAGCATAGTAAGCGCTTTAAAGGTTTCGACTCCGAACGAAAACACGGAATACGATgctatgaaaatatttcagcGAAACGTTAAAAAGGTTTTTACCGACGAGGACATCGATCAGATGGCAACTAACGCGGACTCTGAGCAGGAAGTGAAAACTGATAATCACGATGATTCCATCGAATCGAACAAAGATGCGGGGTCAGAATCTGAGGACACTAACGACGAGGAAAAACAAACGTATCACTCGAGTAGCGATAATGATTCCGATGAAGGAGAACCTTACGTTAAATCGAAAAAATTAGATAAACAGAAGGCCATTTCGGGTCCGGTAAACAAGAAGAAATCTAGCGAGTTAAAAAACAGTacggaaaaagaggaagataATAACGATAGCGTGAATGAGAGTGGGAGACAAACGATCTTACTCTCCGCGACCTTAACGCAATCCGTAGAAAAATTAGCGGGTCTCGCGATGAATCATCCTGTTTTCGTGGATGCCGCGaaagaaaatttggaaataacCGGAGGCGATGCGACTGATTTGAATGAAGACTTGATAGTTCCGCAAAGCGTGACTCAAAGTTACATTGTTACACCACCGAAACTGAGAATGGTTACTTTGAGCGCTTGTATCGCGGGAAAGTGTCAGgtagatttatatttttctttaacgaATGTCTAGTTATGTGACGTAACGCTGGGAAATATCTTTTGTATCGTTAACAGAGCCATGGACAACAcaagatattaatatttatggcAACTCAAGACATGGTAGACTATCATACGGAGATCCTTTCTTCTGTATTGACTAAACCAGTCGACGAGGATGACGATGATTCGGATCCTCTGGTCGACGTTGAGTTCTTCAGATTACACGGCAACATGACTCAAAAGGAACGAACCGATGTCTTCAAGACTTTCAGACAGGCAAACAGCGGAGTTCTACTATGTACGGTGAGTAGAATGGCCAGTCACTCTTGTTTTATGCATCATAATTTAAGTATAacgaaacataatttatttaattttaaatacttttaCTTGACGATATTTACCTTCCTTTCGTATTTGCATTAACTTCGTTGCTCAAGAGATAAgtgataaatttccgtggatTTGTACACAAAAGCTATTTTTAGACGACAGTtagcaaaaaagaaaaaaatcgtGTGACGCATTGCGAAAGCAATGAAACAGTTCCGCGagaatagaaattaatataaaacagCAATGAAGAAGAGGAgcaagaagagagagagagagaagggaagaagagaagaaaagctAGGGATACCCAGCGGCACTCCCCGAGCAGTAAATTACCCCGTGGCTTATTCTTTCAGGGCGGAATTTAATATCTCTGGACCCACGCTGTGTCCGGAGGTTAAAAATTATGCGCGCACATGAGGCCTTCGTAACGAGTATAATTATGATTGTTTGCCCGTTATGTACAAGCCCCTTTCTTTAATTGTTTTCTACTTTTCAAACACAGTGAACGCTCGCATTAACGATCCTTCTCTCGCAACAGAGAGAAAATTTCGCCAAGAAATCTAATAGATCGTGACAACGAATTTCAATGGTTACTTTCGTGGTTagtaaagagagaaaaagaaaaatgtcaaAATACGGTTGAACGGTTGAATACTAAAATTCATGACCCGCGACACGCAACGAATGACACCATATACCCAGTGCAGAGATTAATTCGTTTTCGTCAGGCGATCGCATGGTCGATTCGACACGTGTTTCACGGTAACTCGCTACAGGTTTTGATCATCCTTTCTGCCTTCTTTAGATCCTATGCGGGCCAATTAATTTCCAACCAGTTCCTTCGTGCAATGACTCAAAGAAACTTTGTTTCTACCTAAACTTTCGTCGATTCACTTTTAAGGCACCCAAGAATCGTCAGTCTCGGAGCATGAACAACGGACGGCAACCGCCTACATTTTACAGCATCACTTGTACGGAGATTCTATGGCAGCGTTAT
Protein-coding sequences here:
- the LOC114873205 gene encoding uncharacterized protein LOC114873205, whose protein sequence is MSKLCCIGLSLATRIIGTYTMSLSVLTINVLMSNYFSRATDNEFFDSIQGWAFLGLNWIQVLRSSQAETKAQTAVVFFLAYTISFLLASAYLALGSISRKPKCAVPWMYLQMISIIDQSVALSIHLTHGSEYDAYDQSMWYIPVSSVYLLTSTYFWMVVQSARRQWAEERNGCADVDPMDIASATQSNNANGPKSPSFLSQNFAMFESPRPHTILPK
- the LOC114873204 gene encoding probable ATP-dependent RNA helicase DDX31, whose product is MTVQDMEISLNVSTQSSAGKNTGIDDDSILNLMRSQKARGKTNLVDSTKVKRDSSKAVSTVKQKVKQKHLKLIVTQKLREINKTSQSPPSVVQKKSKSKVQFKDIENRTKQKVVKTPVKVDEKRIDTDKSSSIVGNEVSNEPIISFTKVTKENFGKTLLARKRKGPDKGSSKTLASIFSKQKEPEKEEVSLLSSLGKVDSVEDVTAKKKPRLDESKSISHTAQKPNLSKKKKQKQAGKLTNDSNISTENEKSTRGLHKPAGKISSLFGHNPEIPHIGQRLIKPINEPVFAATSFTDFNIHPFMISNLEQNMQITKMTIVQQKAIPQILSGKDVLIRSQTGSGKTLAYALPIVEFLHRIRPKLNRNSGLKALIVVPTRELALQTYECFLKLIKSFTWIVPGYLAGGEKRKAEKARLRKGCNILVSTPGRLLDHIKRTAALKLSDVKYFVLDEADRMFDMGYEKDISSIVSALKVSTPNENTEYDAMKIFQRNVKKVFTDEDIDQMATNADSEQEVKTDNHDDSIESNKDAGSESEDTNDEEKQTYHSSSDNDSDEGEPYVKSKKLDKQKAISGPVNKKKSSELKNSTEKEEDNNDSVNESGRQTILLSATLTQSVEKLAGLAMNHPVFVDAAKENLEITGGDATDLNEDLIVPQSVTQSYIVTPPKLRMVTLSACIAGKCQSHGQHKILIFMATQDMVDYHTEILSSVLTKPVDEDDDDSDPLVDVEFFRLHGNMTQKERTDVFKTFRQANSGVLLCTDVAARGLDMPKVDCVVQYTGPTSARDYVHRIGRTARVGSSGSAVIFLIPSEIDFVRMLESRRIRIKEENMDDVLDKLMTPLSKHSSTHGAAIALQNEFENLVLEDSKLREKAHRAYTSWIRFYSSYPRDMREIFNRRNVHLGHFAKSFALRETPQRIGVVGKKIREDSSKAQHNNRLVNEKPDGEPAKKQQHKRQADERKTGLLKRVRMLNTSEYGSGLEPVKKSKKS